A window from Leifsonia shinshuensis encodes these proteins:
- a CDS encoding response regulator transcription factor, protein MVRVAIVDDHESVRLGLKAACQDAGYEVVLTAATVDDFVAQLGSQECDVVVLDLSLGDGSKVTDNVKRAQATGAAVLVHSIADRVASVREALAAGAAGVIPKSSPTTTVISAIATVARGDVLNNLEWATAIDADSDFAKAQLGRRERDVLHLYASGLPLKAVAAQLGIANSTAREYLDRIRVKYVEVGRPAPTKVDLLRRAVEDGILPGLDPETGNERP, encoded by the coding sequence ATGGTGCGGGTGGCAATCGTCGACGATCACGAATCTGTGCGTCTGGGGCTGAAGGCGGCCTGTCAGGACGCCGGCTACGAGGTCGTCCTGACGGCGGCCACGGTCGACGACTTCGTCGCCCAGCTGGGCTCGCAGGAGTGCGACGTCGTGGTGCTCGACCTGTCGCTCGGCGACGGCTCGAAGGTCACCGACAACGTCAAGCGCGCGCAGGCGACCGGCGCCGCCGTGCTCGTGCACAGCATCGCCGACCGTGTCGCCAGCGTCCGGGAGGCGCTCGCCGCGGGCGCCGCCGGCGTCATCCCCAAGTCGTCCCCGACGACCACCGTCATCAGCGCGATCGCGACCGTGGCCCGCGGGGATGTGCTCAACAACCTGGAGTGGGCGACCGCGATCGACGCGGACAGCGACTTCGCGAAAGCGCAGCTCGGCCGGCGCGAGCGGGATGTGCTGCACTTGTACGCCTCCGGCCTCCCGCTGAAGGCGGTGGCCGCGCAGCTCGGCATCGCGAACTCCACCGCACGCGAGTACCTCGACCGCATCCGCGTGAAGTACGTCGAGGTGGGGCGCCCGGCGCCCACCAAGGTGGACCTGCTGCGGCGCGCGGTGGAGGACGGCATCCTTCCGGGACTCGATCCCGAGACCGGCAATGAGCGCCCCTAG
- a CDS encoding ATP-binding protein has translation MSAPSGVRPGLPLEAAKPRNPLSRARIERISDRTVSAFGLVFGLQTLPTALGQLSDLREPWGGVWMIAVFGGLALTVILAVIQRGVKIAMGVLSIVYLGAIVTWPFLVADPVAFGTEKPWVWFLCSVFTAFAAVAYPLWLAIIYTFAAPLAYGIVRALPAGGGAGLELAALDAIYATILGGVILAIIAMMRQASSAVDAAQSQALARYANAVRQHATEVERVQVDAIVHDSVLTTLLSAASARTPEQKELAAAMAADAIGHLHAAEAATPEDQSAVGLDRLTERLVTAANAFSSPFDVDVHDVEVHTLPVNVAEAVYSATVQAMVNSMQHAGGPEVHRSVSIRGGGPAATVEVVVRDDGRGFTESEVPAERLGLRISIRDRLAKIGGRARIESEPGAGTTVTILWPSADQSVLGSSSVGTGMHEPVAAGGQEAAE, from the coding sequence ATGAGCGCCCCTAGCGGGGTCCGCCCCGGGCTGCCGCTGGAGGCGGCGAAGCCCAGGAACCCCCTCAGCCGCGCTCGGATCGAGCGCATCTCCGACCGCACGGTGTCGGCGTTCGGCCTCGTCTTCGGGCTGCAGACGCTGCCCACCGCCCTGGGCCAGCTCAGTGATCTGCGCGAGCCGTGGGGCGGCGTGTGGATGATCGCCGTCTTCGGCGGCCTCGCCCTGACCGTGATCCTCGCTGTCATCCAGCGCGGCGTGAAGATCGCGATGGGCGTGCTGTCGATCGTCTACCTCGGCGCGATCGTCACCTGGCCCTTCCTGGTCGCGGACCCGGTCGCCTTCGGCACGGAGAAGCCGTGGGTCTGGTTCCTCTGCTCCGTGTTCACTGCGTTCGCCGCGGTGGCGTACCCGCTGTGGCTCGCCATCATCTACACGTTCGCCGCGCCGCTGGCCTACGGCATCGTGCGTGCGCTCCCCGCCGGCGGCGGCGCCGGGCTCGAGCTGGCCGCGCTCGACGCGATCTACGCCACCATCCTGGGCGGCGTCATCCTCGCCATCATCGCGATGATGCGCCAGGCGTCCAGCGCTGTGGACGCGGCGCAGAGCCAGGCGCTCGCGCGGTACGCGAACGCGGTCCGCCAGCACGCCACCGAGGTGGAGCGGGTGCAGGTGGATGCGATCGTGCACGACAGCGTCCTCACCACCCTGCTGTCAGCGGCCTCCGCCCGGACGCCGGAGCAGAAGGAGCTGGCGGCCGCGATGGCCGCCGACGCCATCGGCCACCTGCACGCCGCGGAGGCGGCGACGCCGGAGGACCAGTCCGCCGTCGGGCTCGACCGCCTCACCGAGAGGCTGGTGACCGCCGCGAACGCGTTCTCGTCGCCGTTCGACGTGGACGTGCACGACGTCGAGGTGCACACCCTGCCGGTGAACGTCGCGGAGGCGGTCTACTCCGCCACGGTCCAGGCGATGGTGAACAGCATGCAGCACGCCGGCGGCCCGGAGGTGCACCGCAGCGTGTCCATCCGCGGCGGAGGCCCCGCCGCGACGGTCGAGGTCGTCGTCCGCGACGACGGCCGCGGCTTCACCGAGTCGGAGGTCCCGGCCGAGCGACTGGGCCTGCGCATCAGCATCCGCGACCGCCTCGCGAAGATCGGCGGACGTGCCCGCATCGAGTCGGAGCCTGGCGCTGGGACCACGGTGACCATCCTCTGGCCCTCGGCCGACCAGTCCGTCCTCGGTTCCTCCTCGGTGGGTACCGGGA